A window of the Branchiostoma floridae strain S238N-H82 chromosome 12, Bfl_VNyyK, whole genome shotgun sequence genome harbors these coding sequences:
- the LOC118427063 gene encoding methyltransferase-like protein 27: MCDEVVFIPRNQEISPEGVRKNYDDWATSYDQVYAELDYKAPQFCAETLTETFAAADRSQIRILDVAAGTGLVGEELHKMGFTNMDAVDCSQKMLDEAKVKNIYGRLICDFVGPEQLDMEKDTYDAIVCCGGFATGLLNEDCFPELIRVVKPGGIICITMRELFLHTLEAYKDKLEPAMARLEQEGLWERLSRDVIPDFYPNKSGVRFVFRVL; the protein is encoded by the exons ATGTGCGACGAGGTGGTTTTCATACCGAGGAACCAGGAAATTTCTCCGGAGGGCGTCAGGAAGAACTATGACGACTGGGCTACGTCATATGATCAG GTGTATGCCGAGTTGGACTACAAAGCCCCTCAGTTTTGTGCTGAGACGTTGACCGAGACTTTTGCAGCGGCGGATCGGAGCCAGATTCGGATCCTAGATGTGGCAGCTGGGACGGGACTGGTCGGAGAGGAG CTTCATAAGATGGGATTcaccaacatggacgctgtcgACTGCAGCCAGAAAATGTTGGACGAAGCGAAAGTAAAGAACATCTACGGACGACTGATCTGTGACTTTGTCGGTCCAGAACAACTGGACATGGAAAAGG ATACGTATGACGCCATCGTGTGCTGCGGCGGATTCGCTACCGGGCTTCTGAATGAAGACTGCTTCCCGGAGCTCATCCGTGTCGTCAAGCCAG GAGGAATAATCTGCATCACCATGCGTGAATTATTCCTCCACACACTGGAGGCGTACAAGGACAAGTTGGAGCCCGCCATGGCCCGGCTGGAGCAGGAGGGACTCTGGGAACGActgtcacgtgacgtcatcccGGACTTCTACCCAAACAAGAGTGGAGTTCGCTTCGTCTTTCGTGTCCTGTGA